A single Parabacteroides timonensis DNA region contains:
- a CDS encoding amidophosphoribosyltransferase, with product MGGFFGTISNSACATDLFYGTDYNSHLGTRRGGMATLHNGVFKRSIHNLENSYFRTRFESELDKFQGNSGIGIISDTDPQPIFINSHLGKYAVVTVAKVNNMDELEKELLDKGCHFSELSSGQTNQTELISLLISEGRTFLEGIELVFEKVKGSCSMLILTEDGIIAARDKWGRTPILVGKKEGAYAATSEPCSFPNLGYEIEYNVGPGEIVHLTADKMTQLRKPNKKMQVCSFLWVYYGYPVSEYEGVNVDASRYASGVSMAKKDEVEADFVSGIPDSGIGMALGYAEGKGIPYRRAIVKYTPTWPRSFTPANQAVRDLVAKMKLIPNRELLRGKRVIFCDDSIVRGTQLRDNVNILYGYGAKEVHMRIGCPPILHSCPFVGFSASKSHLELIARRIVKEIEGDDAKNLDKYAATGTEQYNNLVERIREQLNITTLKFNTVEDLIQSIGLPKECVCTHCYDGSSCF from the coding sequence ATGGGTGGTTTTTTCGGCACTATTTCTAACTCGGCTTGTGCTACCGATTTATTCTATGGCACAGATTACAACTCTCACTTAGGAACCCGCAGAGGCGGTATGGCAACTCTCCATAATGGCGTATTTAAGCGTTCTATCCATAATCTTGAAAATTCTTATTTCCGTACACGTTTTGAAAGTGAACTGGACAAGTTTCAGGGAAACTCCGGTATCGGTATCATCAGTGACACGGATCCTCAACCTATCTTTATTAATTCTCACCTGGGTAAATATGCCGTAGTAACGGTTGCCAAAGTGAATAATATGGATGAGTTGGAGAAAGAACTACTGGATAAAGGTTGTCATTTCTCCGAATTAAGTTCCGGACAGACCAATCAAACAGAATTGATCTCATTACTTATATCTGAAGGAAGAACATTTCTGGAAGGAATAGAACTGGTATTCGAAAAGGTAAAAGGTTCTTGTTCGATGTTGATCCTTACCGAAGACGGTATTATTGCAGCCCGTGATAAATGGGGACGTACGCCGATACTGGTCGGAAAGAAGGAGGGAGCTTATGCAGCCACCAGCGAACCTTGTAGTTTTCCGAATCTGGGATATGAAATAGAATATAATGTAGGACCGGGTGAAATCGTACATCTTACAGCTGATAAGATGACACAATTGCGTAAACCGAATAAAAAGATGCAGGTTTGTTCTTTCTTGTGGGTTTACTATGGATATCCGGTATCTGAATATGAAGGGGTAAATGTAGACGCTTCACGTTATGCCAGCGGTGTTTCGATGGCAAAGAAGGATGAAGTGGAAGCCGATTTCGTATCCGGTATTCCTGATTCGGGTATTGGTATGGCTTTGGGGTATGCTGAAGGAAAGGGAATCCCTTACCGCCGCGCTATTGTGAAATATACACCGACATGGCCTCGTAGCTTTACTCCGGCTAACCAGGCTGTTCGTGACTTGGTTGCTAAAATGAAACTGATTCCAAATCGTGAACTGTTGCGTGGAAAGCGGGTTATCTTCTGTGACGACTCGATTGTACGTGGAACACAGCTTCGCGATAATGTAAATATATTGTACGGATATGGGGCAAAAGAGGTACACATGCGTATCGGATGTCCTCCTATCTTGCATTCATGCCCGTTTGTCGGATTCTCCGCTTCCAAATCTCATCTCGAACTTATTGCCCGCCGGATTGTTAAAGAAATAGAGGGCGATGATGCTAAGAATCTGGATAAGTATGCGGCAACCGGTACTGAACAATATAATAACCTTGTTGAGCGTATCCGTGAACAGCTGAACATCACTACGCTCAAATTTAACACCGTAGAAGATTTAATTCAATCGATCGGCTTGCCTAAGGAATGCGTTTGTACGCATTGCTATGACGGGTCAAGCTGTTTCTAA
- a CDS encoding YhcH/YjgK/YiaL family protein, whose amino-acid sequence MKQIFYSLIVVILFCMMGCKSEKKKSSELSAQYVSEWISRSGWYKELKMKPDKNVNQELFVLQNERNIKAWQVAFDFLRRNDLNELALGRYDLSNDGTYATVSEYETKEHETARYEAHRKYIDIQYVSKGEEYIDLLPMDEITERQDYDEQADIMFFDGKPGTRLYANKEQFFVFFPDDVHRPCLKIDTAAMVRKIVVKIPWSD is encoded by the coding sequence ATGAAGCAAATCTTTTATTCTTTAATCGTAGTAATTCTTTTTTGTATGATGGGCTGTAAGTCGGAAAAGAAAAAATCATCAGAACTGTCTGCACAATATGTGTCGGAATGGATTTCCAGATCCGGTTGGTATAAAGAGTTGAAAATGAAACCGGACAAGAATGTCAATCAGGAATTGTTTGTTTTACAAAATGAACGAAACATAAAAGCGTGGCAGGTTGCATTTGATTTTCTTAGAAGAAATGATCTGAATGAATTAGCTCTTGGGCGATATGATTTATCTAATGACGGAACTTATGCTACAGTATCTGAATACGAGACAAAGGAACATGAGACGGCAAGATATGAAGCGCATCGGAAGTATATAGATATTCAATATGTTTCAAAAGGAGAGGAGTATATTGATCTCTTACCGATGGATGAAATAACAGAGAGGCAAGATTATGATGAGCAGGCTGATATTATGTTTTTTGATGGTAAACCCGGAACACGTTTGTATGCAAATAAAGAACAGTTCTTTGTTTTTTTTCCGGATGATGTGCATAGGCCGTGTTTAAAAATAGATACAGCAGCAATGGTTAGAAAAATTGTAGTGAAAATACCTTGGAGTGATTGA
- a CDS encoding bile acid:sodium symporter family protein, translating to MLQFIKNWMLPLAMLTGAVAYPLISYISFLTPYLIFTMLLLTFCKLSPRDLHIYPAHIWLLLIQLTGCLIIFFIVRLFNPIVAEGALICVLAPTATAAAVITGMLGGNVAFLASYVFLCNVGVAVVAPFLFSFLGTHSDMPFFESFMYICKQVGPLLILPLVCAWGMQYFLPKFHKKLLSIHQLSFYLWAVALTIVTGNTIRFLVEQNNPNYTVEISLALVSLVICVGQFLLGRRIGRHYGDPVSSGQGLGQKNTILAIWMAQVYLDPISSVAPAAYVLWQNIINSYQLWRQNRIKTNK from the coding sequence GTGTTGCAATTTATCAAAAACTGGATGCTTCCATTGGCTATGCTGACTGGGGCAGTTGCTTATCCATTAATAAGTTATATATCATTTCTGACTCCATATCTGATTTTTACGATGTTGTTGCTTACATTCTGTAAGCTTTCTCCCCGTGATTTGCATATATATCCGGCACATATTTGGCTATTGCTTATCCAGTTGACCGGTTGTTTGATTATTTTTTTTATTGTCCGGCTTTTTAATCCGATAGTAGCAGAAGGGGCTCTGATTTGTGTACTGGCTCCGACGGCAACAGCTGCAGCCGTTATAACCGGGATGTTGGGTGGAAATGTGGCTTTCCTGGCTAGCTATGTGTTTCTTTGTAATGTAGGTGTGGCAGTGGTCGCTCCGTTTCTTTTTTCTTTTTTAGGTACACATAGCGATATGCCTTTCTTTGAATCATTCATGTATATTTGTAAGCAGGTAGGTCCGTTACTTATCCTTCCGTTGGTTTGCGCTTGGGGTATGCAGTATTTTCTTCCTAAATTCCATAAGAAATTATTAAGTATCCATCAATTATCTTTTTATCTTTGGGCAGTAGCTCTGACAATCGTAACCGGAAATACTATTCGTTTTCTGGTGGAACAGAACAATCCGAATTATACGGTAGAGATAAGCCTGGCACTGGTTTCTCTGGTAATTTGTGTCGGACAGTTTTTGTTGGGCAGGCGTATTGGACGGCATTATGGCGATCCGGTATCTTCCGGACAGGGATTAGGACAGAAGAATACGATCCTGGCTATCTGGATGGCTCAGGTGTATCTGGATCCTATATCATCGGTTGCTCCGGCTGCATATGTTTTGTGGCAAAACATTATTAATTCATATCAGCTTTGGAGACAGAATCGTATAAAAACAAATAAATAA
- a CDS encoding dihydrodipicolinate synthase family protein — MLTKPLRGIIPPVITPMIDNDTLDIIGLENLLNRMIKGGVSGVFILGTSGEAQNISYNVRKELIKETCRVVAKRIPVLVGITDTSFSESLSLAACAARNGADALVAAPPYYFAPGQAELIQYYNDLANQLPLPLFLYNMPSHVKVMIEPETVLALSENPNIIGLKDSSANGVYFQKLIYLFRNNPEFTLLCGPEEMTAEVVLMGGHGGVNGGANLFPELYVALYDAAANKDFEKLAELQQQVLKISLSLYNIGKYASSYIKGVKTALNLMGVCSDYMAEPFHKFKETEREIVRKSLMDLNIKI, encoded by the coding sequence ATGCTTACTAAACCATTAAGAGGTATTATACCTCCAGTTATTACTCCAATGATCGATAATGATACGTTAGATATCATTGGATTGGAAAATCTCCTGAATCGTATGATAAAGGGAGGTGTGTCAGGTGTATTCATTTTGGGTACAAGCGGTGAAGCCCAGAATATCAGTTACAATGTGAGAAAAGAATTGATAAAGGAAACCTGTCGTGTTGTGGCGAAACGTATTCCTGTTTTAGTTGGAATTACGGATACGAGTTTTTCTGAATCTTTATCTTTAGCGGCCTGTGCAGCTCGTAATGGTGCTGATGCTTTGGTTGCAGCTCCTCCTTATTATTTTGCTCCCGGACAGGCTGAACTGATTCAGTATTATAACGATTTAGCGAATCAACTGCCTTTACCGCTGTTCCTTTATAATATGCCTTCTCATGTTAAGGTTATGATTGAACCGGAAACGGTCCTGGCTTTATCGGAGAATCCGAATATTATAGGGTTGAAAGATAGTTCTGCTAATGGCGTCTATTTTCAGAAACTGATATATTTATTCAGGAACAATCCTGAGTTTACGTTATTATGTGGTCCAGAGGAAATGACGGCTGAAGTTGTTTTGATGGGAGGTCATGGCGGGGTGAACGGAGGTGCAAATCTCTTCCCGGAATTATATGTGGCTCTTTATGATGCTGCAGCGAATAAAGATTTTGAGAAATTAGCCGAATTACAACAACAGGTGTTGAAGATAAGTCTTTCCTTATATAATATCGGGAAATATGCTTCCAGCTATATAAAGGGAGTGAAGACTGCTTTAAACCTGATGGGAGTTTGTAGTGATTATATGGCGGAACCGTTCCATAAATTCAAAGAAACGGAGAGGGAAATAGTAAGAAAGAGTTTAATGGATTTGAATATTAAAATCTAA
- a CDS encoding DUF4199 domain-containing protein, with protein MEENKGLLLKSAMTYGLAMGIYWVIKYLFFIFGNTIPALNIVYLALTLLVPFIAYYLTKRYKQDIGGKISFFHAWRFGTMLYFFAALIVALEHFVFFQFIAPADFLSNSINQMIDVLKDSQVSTEVMEAVGRTNFTPIHMAIQGIFNNIFYGIILSIPVAAIICRNNETGNVGQE; from the coding sequence ATGGAAGAAAATAAAGGTCTACTATTAAAAAGTGCGATGACTTATGGCCTGGCCATGGGAATTTACTGGGTGATAAAGTATCTATTCTTTATTTTCGGCAATACAATTCCCGCTCTTAATATTGTCTATTTGGCACTAACATTGCTGGTTCCGTTTATCGCCTACTATCTGACTAAACGATATAAACAAGACATCGGTGGAAAAATCAGCTTCTTTCACGCATGGCGATTCGGTACGATGCTCTATTTCTTTGCCGCTCTGATCGTAGCATTGGAACATTTTGTATTTTTCCAGTTTATCGCACCGGCTGACTTTCTGTCTAACTCGATAAACCAGATGATAGATGTACTGAAAGATTCGCAGGTAAGCACCGAAGTAATGGAGGCTGTAGGAAGAACGAACTTCACTCCTATCCACATGGCGATTCAAGGTATCTTTAACAATATATTTTACGGTATCATACTTTCAATTCCGGTAGCTGCTATTATATGCAGAAATAATGAAACCGGAAATGTCGGACAAGAATAA
- the gcvT gene encoding glycine cleavage system aminomethyltransferase GcvT, translated as MKTTPFTDVHIALGAKMHEFAGYNMPIEYTGIIDEHMTVVNGVGVFDVSHMGEFWVKGPNALAFIQGITSNDASVLPLGKAQYTCFPNDKGGIVDDLLVYHYEPEKYLLVVNAGNIAKDWDWCVSHNTVGAELENSSDRTAQLAIQGPKATEVLQRLTSVNLSSIPYYSFVTGEFAGCKNVIISNTGYTGAGGFELYFYLDDAMTIWNAIFEAGKPEGIKPVGLGARDTLRLEMGFCLYGNDLDDTTSPIEAGLGWITKFAEGKEFTNRAELERQKKEGVTRKLCAFELIDKGIPRHGYEIVDAEDNVIGVVTSGTMSPVLKKGIGMGYVKPEYAKAGTEFFIKVRNRNLKAQVVKAPFRK; from the coding sequence ATGAAAACAACTCCGTTTACCGATGTGCATATCGCATTGGGAGCAAAAATGCACGAATTTGCCGGCTATAATATGCCTATTGAATATACCGGCATCATCGACGAACACATGACCGTAGTGAATGGTGTAGGTGTGTTTGATGTATCTCATATGGGTGAGTTTTGGGTAAAAGGCCCGAATGCGCTGGCTTTTATTCAGGGTATCACGTCTAATGATGCTTCTGTTTTGCCTTTGGGTAAGGCACAATATACCTGTTTCCCTAATGACAAAGGCGGTATTGTAGATGACTTGCTGGTTTATCATTATGAACCGGAAAAATATCTATTGGTAGTAAATGCCGGTAATATTGCGAAGGACTGGGATTGGTGTGTAAGCCATAACACAGTGGGAGCAGAGCTTGAAAACTCTTCCGACCGTACTGCACAGCTGGCTATCCAGGGACCGAAAGCAACTGAAGTTTTACAGCGTCTTACTTCTGTCAACCTGTCTTCTATTCCTTATTATTCATTCGTGACGGGTGAATTTGCTGGATGTAAGAACGTGATCATATCTAACACGGGTTACACCGGTGCCGGTGGTTTCGAACTATACTTCTATCTGGATGATGCTATGACGATCTGGAATGCTATCTTTGAAGCTGGAAAACCGGAAGGTATTAAACCGGTAGGTCTGGGTGCACGTGATACGCTTCGTCTGGAAATGGGTTTCTGCCTGTATGGAAACGACCTGGATGATACGACTTCTCCGATCGAAGCAGGTCTGGGATGGATCACCAAGTTTGCAGAAGGAAAAGAATTTACCAACCGTGCGGAACTGGAACGTCAGAAGAAAGAAGGCGTAACACGCAAACTGTGTGCATTCGAACTGATAGATAAAGGTATACCCCGTCATGGTTACGAGATTGTAGATGCTGAAGATAATGTGATCGGGGTGGTAACTTCTGGTACAATGTCTCCTGTATTGAAAAAAGGTATCGGTATGGGATATGTGAAACCTGAATATGCCAAGGCTGGTACAGAATTCTTCATAAAAGTACGTAACAGAAATCTGAAAGCTCAGGTGGTGAAAGCTCCGTTCCGTAAATAA
- the pepT gene encoding peptidase T, giving the protein MNLTERFLKYVTFDTQSDEETGTTPSTPGQRVLALELVKELEAIGLEDITLDDNCYLMATLPANTTKKVPTIGFIAHLDTSPDMSGKDVTPRIVTYKGGDIVLCAEENVVLSPLMFPELNDYKGQDIIVTNGKTLLGADDKGGVAAIISAVQYLKDHPEIEHGKIRIGFTPDEEIGQGADHFDVEKFGCEWAYTIDGGQIGELEYENFNAAGAKVTFKGLNVHPGYAKNKMLNASLLAIEFASWLPASQRPEHTTGYEGFYHLTNMSGTVEEASLSYIIRDHVRTLFEEKKEQLRLLVKRMNEIHPGSTTLELRDQYYNMREVVEPKKYIVDLAFEAMEAVGVKPLVKPIRGGTDGARLSFMGLPCPNIFAGGLNFHGRYEFLPVNSLEKSMQTIIKITELLAQKS; this is encoded by the coding sequence ATGAATCTGACAGAACGATTTTTGAAGTACGTTACGTTCGACACACAGTCGGACGAAGAAACGGGCACAACGCCCAGTACTCCCGGACAGCGGGTGCTTGCCCTTGAATTGGTAAAGGAACTGGAAGCTATTGGCCTGGAAGATATTACCCTGGATGATAATTGCTATCTGATGGCTACTCTTCCGGCTAATACAACAAAAAAAGTGCCGACTATCGGTTTTATTGCGCATCTGGATACCAGTCCGGATATGTCCGGAAAAGATGTAACTCCGCGTATCGTAACCTATAAAGGGGGAGATATCGTGTTGTGTGCTGAAGAGAATGTCGTACTTTCTCCCCTGATGTTTCCTGAGTTGAACGACTATAAAGGACAGGATATTATCGTGACTAACGGTAAGACTTTGCTGGGTGCCGACGATAAGGGGGGAGTGGCCGCTATCATTTCGGCTGTTCAGTATCTGAAGGATCATCCGGAAATCGAACATGGAAAGATTCGTATCGGTTTTACTCCCGATGAAGAGATAGGCCAGGGTGCCGATCATTTTGATGTGGAAAAGTTCGGTTGCGAATGGGCTTATACGATCGATGGTGGACAGATCGGCGAACTGGAATATGAAAACTTCAATGCTGCCGGAGCAAAAGTAACTTTCAAAGGGTTGAATGTTCATCCGGGTTATGCAAAGAATAAAATGTTGAATGCTTCGCTTTTGGCGATCGAGTTCGCTTCGTGGTTGCCTGCATCGCAGCGTCCGGAACATACAACGGGGTATGAAGGCTTTTATCACTTGACTAATATGTCCGGTACCGTGGAAGAGGCTTCTTTGTCTTATATTATCCGCGATCATGTTCGTACATTGTTCGAAGAAAAGAAAGAACAGTTGCGTCTATTGGTAAAACGTATGAATGAAATACATCCGGGTAGTACGACACTCGAACTTCGCGACCAGTATTATAATATGCGTGAGGTGGTTGAACCGAAGAAATATATTGTGGACCTGGCGTTCGAAGCGATGGAAGCTGTCGGTGTAAAGCCGTTGGTAAAGCCGATTCGTGGCGGAACGGACGGTGCCCGTCTGTCGTTTATGGGATTGCCTTGTCCGAATATCTTTGCGGGAGGACTGAATTTCCATGGACGTTATGAGTTCCTTCCGGTCAACTCACTGGAAAAAAGTATGCAAACCATAATAAAAATAACTGAGCTGTTAGCTCAAAAATCTTAA
- a CDS encoding DUF695 domain-containing protein, with protein sequence MRLSDEWFTALSENESGNLVTIYGRDELTEFIRSGKFKERVEITWKYEGDEKGMPGDTLAEQMENVQEVLKKAMEKDKLSILTAVYTGAGEKIWVFYTRTVRVFGERLNEALASFELLPISIYTEIDPEWEEYLDMYEMKQWAVD encoded by the coding sequence ATGAGATTAAGCGATGAATGGTTCACTGCATTGTCGGAAAACGAGTCTGGTAATCTGGTAACAATCTATGGCCGTGATGAACTGACTGAGTTTATCCGATCCGGGAAATTCAAGGAACGTGTAGAGATCACCTGGAAATATGAAGGGGATGAAAAAGGAATGCCTGGCGATACACTTGCTGAACAAATGGAAAATGTTCAGGAGGTATTGAAGAAAGCCATGGAAAAAGATAAATTGTCTATCCTGACTGCTGTATATACCGGAGCGGGAGAGAAGATTTGGGTATTCTATACCCGTACTGTTCGTGTCTTTGGAGAACGATTGAACGAAGCACTGGCTTCATTTGAATTGCTTCCAATTTCTATTTATACAGAAATTGATCCTGAATGGGAGGAATATTTGGATATGTATGAGATGAAGCAATGGGCTGTCGATTGA
- a CDS encoding L-fucose isomerase produces MKSCYPKIGIRPIIDGRRRGIRESLEEMTMGLAIRVAQLYSETLHYPDGSPVECVIADTCIGGVKEAANCAEKFEKEGVGLSLSVTPCWCYGSETIDMNPLIPKAIWGFNATERPGAVYLAAALAAHNQKGLPAFGIYGKDVQEVTDTEIPSDVKEKLLRFAKAGLAVAMMRGKSYLAIGSVSMGIAGSIVNPDFLQEYLGMRTEYVDCSELLRRIQLNIYDKDEYEKALEWTKKNCMPREGEDYNPESIRKTREQKDSDWEFVVKMTIIMRDLMFGNSKLWDMGYEEEAMGHNAIVGGFQGQRQWTDFLPNGDFSEAILNSSFDWNGKRAPIPFATEDDHLNGISMLFGYLLTNRAQIFSDVRTYWSPEAIERVSGWKPDGLLADGAIHLINSGSTTLDGTGQQEDENGLPVMKPYWEITDKEVDKMLEATTWYPASLEYFRGNGYSSNFLTRSGMPVTMCRLNLVKGLGPVLQIAEGWTATFPDHVFDIINKRTDKTWPSTFFVPRVTGEGHFKNVYSVMNYWGANHGAISYGHIGADLISLASILSIPVCMHNVEEDKIFRPSAWNAFGSDPEGADYRACENFGPLYK; encoded by the coding sequence ATGAAAAGTTGTTATCCTAAAATCGGTATTCGTCCAATAATTGATGGACGGCGCCGCGGTATCCGTGAGTCATTGGAAGAAATGACAATGGGGCTAGCTATTCGCGTTGCCCAACTGTATAGTGAAACACTTCATTATCCGGATGGCTCTCCTGTTGAATGTGTTATTGCTGATACTTGTATCGGTGGAGTAAAAGAAGCTGCTAATTGTGCAGAGAAATTTGAAAAGGAAGGGGTAGGACTTTCTTTATCTGTTACACCTTGTTGGTGTTATGGTTCTGAAACGATCGATATGAATCCTTTGATCCCGAAAGCTATTTGGGGATTTAATGCGACTGAACGTCCGGGAGCTGTTTACCTCGCTGCAGCTCTGGCTGCTCATAATCAGAAAGGTTTACCTGCTTTTGGTATTTATGGTAAGGATGTTCAGGAAGTAACGGATACAGAAATTCCATCAGATGTAAAAGAAAAGTTATTGCGTTTTGCTAAAGCAGGCCTGGCTGTTGCTATGATGCGTGGTAAATCGTATTTGGCTATAGGTTCTGTTTCTATGGGGATTGCTGGCTCTATTGTGAATCCGGATTTTTTGCAGGAATATTTGGGAATGCGTACGGAGTATGTCGATTGTTCGGAACTGCTAAGGCGTATTCAATTGAATATTTATGATAAAGATGAATACGAGAAAGCATTGGAGTGGACAAAGAAAAATTGTATGCCTCGGGAAGGAGAAGATTATAATCCGGAGTCCATTCGAAAAACGCGTGAACAAAAAGATTCGGACTGGGAGTTTGTTGTTAAGATGACGATTATAATGCGTGACCTGATGTTTGGAAATTCTAAACTATGGGATATGGGATATGAAGAAGAGGCTATGGGACATAATGCTATTGTCGGCGGATTCCAGGGACAACGGCAGTGGACTGACTTTTTACCTAACGGTGATTTTTCTGAAGCTATTTTAAACTCATCATTCGATTGGAACGGAAAAAGAGCTCCTATACCATTTGCTACGGAAGATGATCATTTGAACGGTATATCTATGTTGTTCGGTTATTTATTGACAAATCGTGCGCAGATATTTTCAGATGTTAGGACGTATTGGAGTCCGGAAGCAATAGAACGTGTGAGTGGTTGGAAACCTGACGGTCTTTTAGCTGACGGAGCTATTCATTTAATCAACTCTGGTTCGACGACACTGGATGGAACCGGGCAACAGGAAGATGAAAATGGTTTACCTGTAATGAAGCCGTATTGGGAAATAACAGATAAAGAAGTCGATAAGATGCTGGAAGCTACAACTTGGTATCCGGCTTCTCTTGAGTATTTCCGTGGTAACGGATATTCTTCAAACTTCCTTACCCGTTCGGGAATGCCGGTAACTATGTGTCGTCTGAATCTGGTGAAAGGTTTAGGTCCGGTATTGCAGATTGCAGAAGGATGGACTGCTACATTTCCGGATCATGTTTTTGATATTATTAATAAACGGACAGATAAAACCTGGCCATCCACATTCTTTGTACCGAGAGTGACAGGAGAAGGACATTTCAAAAATGTATATTCTGTAATGAACTATTGGGGAGCAAACCATGGGGCTATCAGTTACGGACATATAGGTGCGGATCTGATTTCTTTGGCTTCCATATTATCTATACCTGTATGTATGCATAATGTAGAGGAGGATAAGATTTTCCGTCCTTCTGCCTGGAATGCATTCGGCTCTGATCCGGAAGGAGCAGATTATCGTGCATGTGAAAATTTTGGACCATTATATAAATAA
- a CDS encoding DUF5009 domain-containing protein → MKTSKSPRIEALDIFRAFTMFLMLFVNDIPGLHDIPYWLLHARFDEDMLGFSDTIFPAFLFAMGMAIPYAIRNRMKAGDTLPEIITHIFWRTVALLLMGVYTVNRDTLDASASGISLPNFSLLMVLAFFLIWSVYPRASRKKKYMFWGMKAVGIAILIYLFIIYKGMGGASFSPQWWGILGLIGWTYLVCAVVFLITRERLFLLSVVFLAIIACSLLSADEVFKEWTWSHYLPSQATLHAFGIAGMCASVVMQRYADKQYPGKFFLIMGITGVVMLVAGVLAHQYWIISKIQATPTWLFYCCAIFFPLFAFVYWLTDVKGQSRWFALLKPAGTVTLTCYIIPYAWYSIETLLHVHYPTFLQAGIPGLVKSLVYSLLVIGVAGLLNMMKIRLKI, encoded by the coding sequence ATAAAAACAAGCAAATCTCCGCGTATCGAAGCATTGGATATATTCCGGGCATTCACGATGTTTCTTATGCTTTTTGTTAACGATATACCCGGATTGCACGATATCCCTTACTGGTTATTGCATGCCCGTTTTGATGAAGATATGCTGGGCTTCTCTGATACCATTTTTCCAGCTTTCCTGTTTGCTATGGGGATGGCGATACCGTATGCTATTCGTAACCGGATGAAAGCGGGTGATACATTGCCTGAGATTATTACACATATCTTTTGGCGGACGGTTGCCTTGTTACTTATGGGAGTCTATACGGTAAACAGGGATACATTGGATGCTTCGGCAAGCGGAATTTCTTTGCCTAATTTCTCTTTGCTGATGGTTTTGGCCTTTTTCCTGATATGGAGTGTGTATCCTAGAGCGAGTCGGAAGAAAAAATATATGTTTTGGGGGATGAAAGCCGTAGGTATTGCTATTCTGATTTACCTGTTCATTATATATAAAGGTATGGGAGGTGCTTCTTTCTCTCCTCAATGGTGGGGTATATTGGGATTGATCGGATGGACTTATCTGGTTTGTGCTGTAGTTTTTTTGATTACCAGGGAGAGGTTGTTTTTGTTGTCGGTTGTTTTTCTGGCGATAATCGCATGTAGTCTGTTGTCTGCTGACGAAGTATTTAAGGAGTGGACATGGTCGCACTATTTACCTAGCCAGGCAACTTTACATGCTTTTGGTATAGCCGGCATGTGTGCCTCGGTTGTTATGCAGCGTTATGCCGACAAACAATATCCAGGTAAGTTCTTTTTGATTATGGGAATTACAGGAGTTGTTATGTTGGTTGCCGGAGTCTTAGCTCATCAGTATTGGATTATTTCCAAGATACAGGCTACCCCGACATGGCTGTTTTATTGTTGTGCGATTTTCTTCCCTTTGTTTGCATTTGTTTACTGGCTGACGGATGTGAAAGGGCAGAGTCGGTGGTTTGCCTTATTGAAGCCGGCAGGTACTGTTACGCTGACCTGTTATATTATTCCTTATGCCTGGTACAGTATCGAAACATTACTTCATGTACATTATCCGACCTTCCTGCAAGCCGGTATTCCCGGGCTGGTCAAGTCTTTGGTATATTCACTGCTGGTGATCGGTGTGGCAGGATTGTTGAATATGATGAAGATACGTTTAAAAATATAG